AATTGACAAGCCACTTACTCCGGATAGCTTCATTGATGATTTTCCTTTGGATATGTTTGATCATATTGAACCTCTGCCTAGTCCATCTGAATGGTGATTTTGTCAGAATTTGTTGCTAACTTTAGTTGCTGATTACTATTCAGttttctttaatttgtggaaCGATTGCCATGGCAAGCCTATTATTCTAAAAGAAGATTTGACTTAGGACTGAAATGTTGCATTCAAAAGTTCATTTGGTACATTATCTACTTTCTTATGATGGCCTGATGAAAGATATTGCTTTCGGTTGAAGGGTTTCATTTCATGGAAAATTATTAAAACAAGATTTAATATCCTAAAACTCCCCTAAACTATCATAGTTTTGTAAGTTTTCTGCTTAAACTATCCGGTGTCCTCAAAACCCCCTCTAACTTTCATAGTGAAACACCCTCATTGTATTTTTGATAATGTGTGTTACGCGCTCCAAATTATCAAAAAACAATTCCATGTGGCAATCCACGTGTGATATTAAATAGCTTAATCTAAAAATtgacttaattaattattttaaatattaatcAAATATTATTAGAGGGGTAAATATTCACCCGATTGAAAAAAAAGAGGGGGCAGGGTAAAATCATTTCCGTCAATTCTCCTTTTCTTTACTCTCTTCTGATGATGGATACTCAATAGCTATTTGCTCCATTAAGCTTCGATGCAACCTTGATTTTCCCCAATAACCATCTATTGCTCAGTCTTATTTTGTTTATGTTCGAGATTGGGGATTAAAAACTAAGGTTTGCTGAAAAATCTAGGGTTCATTGGGGTTCTTATTGAGTGAAGATTATTGGTAAAAACTCGAGCTACTTTGAAGAAGATAGCTATACACAAGTACTACTTCTTTAAAAACTAACTTTATTGTTGCAAAATTATTGTATAAATTTGTTGGATAACTTCAATTCAATTTTACCAAAAAAATTAGATcttttttgtgagttattgattAATGAGTGTTTCTTCTTTCAAATATATTCGGGTAATAAATGAAAGAAGAATAAAACGAGAAAGATAAAAAATAGATTCAGTAATAACAAGAGAAGGAGAATTTTATTTAGAACTAGATGGAAAAATGAAGAATAAAGGTACAAAATTGAGGAAAAATGATGAATAAATGAGGAAGAAAGGTGGGATATAGAGGTAATTAAgagaaaatttaaataaataaaatgaaagtGTATGGGCTAATTAGTCGTTACATGTTGACAGGTGGGGCCTTTTTGATGGCTTTTTCAACCATCACGCGCTAAATAACAAGTTATTACATACAGTTTGCCAGAAAAACAACGAGAGTATTTTAATATGAAGAAGAATATAGTTTAGGGGGGTTTGGGGACACCGAATAGTTTAAGTAGAAATGTAACAATAACGTCATAGTTTAGCGGATTTTAGGATATTAACTCTTAAAATGTCTTAAATATTCTTTTGGTCACTTGATAGTACAAAAAATTCCTCTTTTGCTGGAGGGTTACCAATTTATAGGTGAACCTACATTGTGCTTAGAGGGGTCATCGACAACTGTTAACCTCAGAAATATTTTATGTGGTATTGTGTATATACCTAGAAAATACTGCGAGGAGTTGTTATATATTTTAGGGGGACCCCGTTAACACAAATGTTGCAACTAGGCACAGGTTTGGGCGGCTGATCTTGTACTTGACGATCTTCGAATCCCCTACAGAAGCGGTGTTGCAGATGCTACAATTTTTTTTGTAGGTGCGGAATCATTGGCAGACCTTATATTTTTGAGGGTTTaactcatttattattattttgtatttgGAAGCTCGGTAAGAGGCAACATTTGAGAGATTTGCATCCCCACTTTGAGGGTAGataattttcacttggatttggtTTAATATCTTGATTCCTCACTGAATTATATACATAAAACTTGGAATTTTAAGGTAAAAATCGGTATTTTTCTCTACAATTTAAGAGGGTAAATTTTTggaatttgagggtcgatttagacttgattttggaatctaatcacatatttgaacTCATGGTCTTATGAGTAGTCTGGATCTATCCCTTGacttgggttttgaccatgtgggcccgagttgacttttattaacttttgaaaattttattaagTTTGaggctttattgtttggaattgattcctatggctttggatgttattgagttgtttttttCTAGAGTCGAGCTAGTTGGAGGTGATTTCTTAGGGAAAGGCGTTCTTGGAGTATTGATTTTTCTCGTTTGAGGTAATGTCTAATCTTGATTTGAGGGAACATGGCGGACCAGGATTTGAATGTGGCGGGGGCACCGCTATCTTTAGCATAGTCATATCAATTACTAGCTAAAAGTCGAGCGTACTCTCTTTAACTTAAGGATAGTGCTAAGTAATGAGCAATATATAAGCTTTAAAAGAATTGAATATCATTAATTTAGTAGTAATATAATAAAAGTATGTCATCTATTGATATTTtgcttaaagtatgtatatttatatgcatattgcctCGTATTTTACTCATGTTTCGTAGATTTTGGATGTGAATTGTAATGATTTGTGCTAATTCGTGGTATTTTTATGTATAGAAATTATCCAGAGGTAATGTGGGACGAAAGTGCGAGATTGGAGGCAAAAAAGATCGAAATGGGAAAAAGGCCACTTTGAGGAGAAAATACACACTCGGAACATTCGGGAGCAAGGATTCTCagtctttcttcatcttttcttagtattctcAATTATTTAACACTTGTGAATTTATTTTGATCTTATCAAGAGTGGCTAAAAACCATTattctggggttgtgatttagccatgaatattgttgtttgacgttgacttaaccttgattataATTGCTAATATatgatttttttctttaattctgtgattaattgTTTAATTGTCTTGCtaacagttaggttctatttactatatatgttatgcttgggaaagctacgtctagattagagaagaattgaagatgtcatgatcttaactctgagtGGGGGGGCGGATTTGTGATTAGGATAGGAGTATACCTAGTCACTATACTTAATTGAATATCGTAAATTTAATGCGTTTttaatagattgattccatagaaatataagcattaatctattttgaatagacgagtagtaattcgggagaatactacgagagtaattattcgattaattagcaaccatgagtgaattgtatgaaagagaaagttaattagaacacaataggattggtgaatcgatcacaaccctagaatattcgtctctactgaatacacaacaaaTATTTTGCTGATTGATTAATTAGTTACTTGTTAGAATTATTActtagtataatcacacttttgaactcTGATTGACCCGACTGAATAATAATCTTGGTGAAACTAGTGGGTAGTTAacacaagtctctgtgggtttgACACTCGATTTATCACCtttacgaccacgtatacttgtgtgtgtgtttgggagcaacaagtttttggcaccATTGCCGGAGACTTGAATACTGACTACTTTCTAGATTTTGCTTTAGTTGTTTATTTTGTCAGGTCTAATGTTTCTTATTAGTTGCTCTGTTCTCAGGAAATTTGATTGAATGCGAAGGGTCAGAAGTCAGGATAGACTTCAAGACTTTGACCCCGAACCTGAGAGAACATTTCACAGGAGGTTGAGGGAAGCAAGGGATACAGATAATTTTCAGGCACTTGTTCAATTACCTGTGAACATGGCAGAGGAGCAACATATGGTTGTTCAGGAGGTGGTAATTCCCAGCATTGCTAATATCACCTCCAGCATTGTGAAGCCCAGAATCACTAGGCACTTTGAGCTAAAACGGAGCATGATCCAGTTACTACATGCGAATTGGCAGTTTATGGATCTTCCACACGAGGATCCACAATAATACATCCTGAACTTAttggagattagtgatacttatatCACTAACAAAGTCATTCCAAACTATGTGAGGCTCACACTGTTCCCGTTTTCTCTGTTAGGCGAAGCAAAGCGGTGGTTGAAGGTGGAACCAACCAATTTtattacatcatggaatgatCTGGCGAGGGAATTTTTGGCACAGTTCTTTCCGTCAGGCAAAACTGCAAAGATCAGAAGTGAGATAGTCGCCTTCAAACAAAAATCGGGGGAGTCTTTATATTCAGCTTGGGAGAGATTCAAGGAGTTGCTCAGAGATTGTCCTCATCACAACCAGAAAAATGAAGTGTTAGCTCATACCTTCATAAAAGGGCTACATCCAGAGACAAATATTATGATGGACACTGCAACAGGAGGTCAAGTGTTGGAGAATAACTTCGATGTGATATATTcattattgaacaaattctccaaaatcAATCCTGATTGGCAAGGAGAGATGGGCAGACACACGATGCAAAAATCTACGGGGGTCCTCGAGTTAGATGCTGTTTCTGCATTATCAGTGCAGGTTGCCACATTTGACAACCAAGTCAATAAGATGACCTTCGTTACTAACAAGCAACAAGCTCAACCAGTGCAACATGTTCAGATATTTTGTGAAGTATATGGAGAAGGTCACACTAGTGACTTATGCCCAGCTAATCCAGAGTCTGCCTGTTTTGTGGGTAATAAAAATAGGGGCCAGACAAaccaatatgggaacacttacaatcctaaCTATAGGAACCACccaaacttctcttggggtggaatCCAAGGTGCTCAGAATCAGTACAAGCCACACGCTTCTCAACAGCAATATAGACTACTATAGGCTAAACAACGTAAAACTCGACGAGTCACATTGAGGAGATGCTAAAGAAATTGATGGCTGACCAGTAGGCCCAAGCAGCAACAATGAGAAATCTGGAGTGACAAATGGGGTAACTTGCCAGTGCCCAAAATACTCAACCAGTTGGAGCTCTTCCAATTGACACTGAGGCTAATCCTAAGCCTTTATTAATGCTGTGTCATTGAGGAATGTGAGACAGTTAGAAGAAGTCCTATCGAAAAAGAGAAAGCAAGTGACCTTTAATAAGAAACCGGCCACCATAGAAGCCCAAAATACTCGACCAGTTGGACCTTTAATAAGAAACCGGCAACCCCAACCACTAGTTGCAAGGCGACCACCTCTGTTCCCTTATAGATTGCAGAAAGTGAAGGATAATGCTTCTTATAAAGagtttcttgatattttgaagcAGGTAAAAATTATTATTCTGCTGGTAGACATCTTGCAAGAAGTTCCCAAATATGCCAAATACATCAAAGACATAGTGGCAAAAAAGAGGAGGTTGGAAGAGTTCGAGACTGTGGCACTGACTAAAGAATGTAGCTCAACAATTCAAAGCAAGCTACCTTAGAAATTGAAGGATCCaggtagtttcactatccaaatCTCGATTGGTAAGCACGCAGTCGGGCGAGCTTTGTATGATCTTAGGGCGAGCATCAATTTGATGCCGCTATCTATTTTCAGACAGTTGGATTGGGTGAGCCACGCACAACCACATTGATTTTACAGTTGGCTGACCGCCCCCTTGCTCATCATGAAggggtgattgaagatgtgttagttcaagtGGGTTGTTTCATAGTCCCTGCTGATTTCATTATCTTGGACTATGAGCCTAATCAGGAAGTCCCATTTATTTTAGGGTGTCCATTCCTAGCCACGTGCCGAGCTATTATTGATGAATGTGATGGAAAAATGACAATGAGAGTGGGTGATCGATTAGAGGTATTCAATGTGTATAAAGCACTCAGATTGCCACCCCACTATGAAGAGCTATCTACGATTTCTGTGGTGGAAAGTGATGTGACTTCATTGGTGCCTTATATGAGCTGCATAGATCCTCTCGAACGAGTTTTGATGCGGGATGAAGAAGAAAGTGAAGATGAGATGATGGAATAAATTGACCAAGTCCTTAACATATCTTGCAAGTATGTCCATGGGCTTGGGAGATTTGAGGAGTTGGACATACCTGTTACTCTGACCCCTCCTAAACCATCTcttgaagaagctccaaagctAGAGCTCAAGCCTCTTCCAGCACACATGCGCTATGCTTACTTGAGAAACTCTAAAACATTGCCAGTGATTATCTCATCAAGCTTGACCAATGTGCAAGAAGAAAAGCTGCCCAGAGTGCTTCGTAAGCATaaaaaagctattgggtggatAATTGCTGATATCAAGGAATCGGTCcatcattttgcatgcataaaatctttTTAGAAGATGGACACTGCCTAAGTGTTGAGTAACAAAGGAAATTAAATTATATTATGAAAGAGGTCGTGAAGAAGGAAgtaattaagtggcttgatgcaagTCATCTTTCCTATTTCTGACAGCAACTGGGTGAGCCCAGTTCAATGTATGCCTAAAGCAGGGGGAGGGGGGGATGACTGTTGtagagaatgagaaaaatgagctaaTTCCTACTCGCACCGTGATGGGGTGGAGAGATTGCATTAACTATAGAAGGCTCAACAAAGCAACCCACAAGGACCACTTCCCACTTCCATCCATTGACCAGATGTTGGACAGGTTGGCTGGGCATGAATAATATTGCTTCCTTGATGGTTATTCGAGGTACAACCAGATTTTCATATGCCAGAGGATCAGGAGAAGACCATCTTCAcgtgtccctatggtacttttgctttcaaatGAATGCcatttggtctttgtaatgcaccagcCACTTTCCAGAAGTGCATGATGGCCATTTTTACTGATATGGTAGAAATATTTgtagaagtcttcatggatgatttttcagtcTTTGGGTCTTCCTATGatgattgtttgaagaatttgggCAAGGTGTTGGCCcgttgtgaagaaacaaatttggtactAATTTGGGAAAAGTGTCATTTTATGGTGCAAGAAGGCATTATGTTGAGACATAGAATGTCAAAGAGTGGCATTGTAGTTTATAAGGCGAAGGTGGAGGCGGTTGAAAAATTACCTTCACCCATCTCTGTGAAGGGTGTCCGAagtttcttgggacacatagGTTTCTATAGACGCTTTACTTTCACTACTCCATTGTGCAAGTTGCTTGAAAAGGATATGACTTTCAACTTTGATAAAGCCTGCCTGAAGGCATTCGAGGAGCTCAAAGAGAAGTTGGTGGCTGCCCTCATTATTGTGGCACCGAATTGGTCCTTACCCTTTGAACTTATATGCGATGCAAGTGACAACACTATTGAGGCAGTGCTAGGCCAGAGGAAGGACAAGATGTTTTACTCCATATACTATGCGAGTAAGACTCTTGATGATGCACAGCTAAATTACACCACCACTAAAAAGGAGTTATTGGCAGTTGTGTGGGCTTTTGAGAAATTCCGGGCATACTTGGTGGGAACAAAAATTATAGTCCATACTGATCATGCAGCAATCAAGTATCTATTTACAAAAAAGAATTTAAGGCTAGATTGATGCGCTGGGTGTTGTTGCTGCAGGAATTTGATGTAGAAATACGTGATCGGAAGGGCACAAAAAATCAAGTAGCCAACCATCTATCAAGGCTAGAAAATCATGAGCACGTGGAGAAAGGTGGACAAATTAAAGagacatttcctgatgagcaactTTTTGCCATCACCCATGACCCCGCCCCATGGTACACGGACTATATGAATTATATTGTGAGTGTGGTGTTTCCTCCTGAAATTTAATCTGAGGCTAGGAAGAAGTTTCTTCATGATGTGAACTTCTGCtactgggatgagccattcttgtaCAGACAGTGTACTTATTAGTTGAAGAGGAGATGCATTTCTAAAAAGGTTGTGGAATTAGTGTTATATGACTGCCATGCCTCGCCTTATGGGGGCCATCATGGAGGCGATAGGACAGTTGCAAAGGTGTTACAGTCTGGTTTCTATTGGCTAGCAttgttcaaggatgcccatgcatTTGTTAAGAAGTGTGACTAGTGTCAGAGAATAGGAACAATCATGAAGAGGCATGAGATGCCTTTAAATAACATCCTAGAGATAgagatttttgatgtgtgggggataGACTTCAAGGGATCGTTTCCATTATCTAGAGGAAACAAATATATCTTGCTGGCTGTTGACTACGTGTCAAAATGGGTAAAGGCAGTCACATTGCTAACCAATGATGCCAAGGTGGTAGTTActtttgtgaagaaaaatatatTCTCGAGGTTTGGAACTCCACGTGCCTTGATTAGTGATGAAGGGACACATTTCTGCAATCGGTTGTTGAATAACCTTCTAGCCAAATATGGGGTCCGCTAGTTGCCATGGCCTAACATCTGCAAATAAGTAGACAAGCCGAAGTGTCAAACAGAGAATAAAGCAGATATTGGAGAAGACAATGAGTGTGAATAGGAAAGATTGGGCTACAAAGCTAGATGATGCCTTGTGGGCATATAGAACTACATACAAAATACCAATTGGAGCATCATCGTATAAGCTGGTTTATGGTAAGACATGTCACTTGCCGATTGAACTTGAACATAAGGCGTATTGGGCGATTAGAAAGTTGAATATGGACTTTGAAGCCACGGGCAAGAAGAGGCTCTTGCAGTTAAATGAGTTAGATGAGTTCAGGATGTACtcctatgaaaatgctaagctttacaagaagaaaacaaaaagatgACATGATAAATGTTTCAAGCCACGTCACTTTGAACCGGGGCAAAAGGTACTATTGTTCAATTCTAAATTTAAGCTATTTCCTAGGAAGTTAAAATCGAGGTGGTCAGGCCCATTTAAGGTGGTGAGATGCCTTATGGTGCAATTGAGTTGCATGCTTTAAATGATGAAAGAAATATTTAGTGAATGGGCAAAGAGTCAAGCACTAATTGGGGAGGTGTCATTGATCATCAGAAGTCCAAAGTAATACTCGCTGATGAGTAAGTGAGGCTTTGTGTCGTTCCacaacgttaaatcaggcacttgttGGGATGCAACCCAATGTTTATTGCTTTCATATCTTagcttttcaattttttttagttaaaGTAGACTAGAGTTTTTGTTTTCATTACATGCATAGAAATCATAGGTAGAATGGTGTTGGATGTGCATAATGGATGTAGTAAGTGCTCGGGAGGATCGGGGATTTCATTCAAAAACAAATTTGCGGAGAAGTAGCGCCCAGGCCAGTTCCAAGTGCTACTTGGGGCGTAGAAAACAGAATCGATTTCCCCTCAGTGTAAGGCCTAGCGCGACGCGCTGGGCTAGGGGGTGGCcggttagttttattatttttttctttttcgtttaTTATTTAACCCACTACCCACATAACCCGACCCAAATACCCACCAACACTCACATAATAAACCATACCCAATAACCCAACCCATTCCCACTCAAATTAAAAATCACTCTAACCCCTTAACCCttatgtctctctctctctctctctctctctcatccgTATCTCTCCCTCTCAAACCCCCTCTGTCCGCTACTCTCTCCCTCCCTCTATTAATTTTTCAAAGTTTCTCTTGATTTCATCTTCAATCCCCTGGGTATGTTCCCTTTTCTCCCTTATGTTTCTATTTTGTAAGTTATAATATCATCCCCCAACCCAAATTCCCCCATAGTTGCTTCTTAGAACGTTATTACAGGGTCAATTTTTCGCAATTAACACTGCACGGCAGCAGCCTAACGCTTAAGCTACTCAGCCACACTTTTCCCACACTTAGAATTATCTCAGACTTTATGAAACAAGGCAACACACACAATTACGGGTAAAACACCCAACCTTTTATTATTCTCGCAGAATATACAAAGGACTCTCTATTGGTAAGGCTTACAAATAACTTGTTGCCTTAACCATCTAACCACAACACCTATacataggagctgccactggcaGAATACAAAGGGGCAATTTACAAAGGGACAAATACAGTATAATGCCTGTCACTATCAAGCATTATCAGCAACCACTTAGTTCTATAATGGACCACTTCCATGAAATGGACCCTCATCTGCACTAAGCTATATTGCTTGGAGCACTAAGCCATGTTTTCTGCAGCACTTGCCATATAATGGAGCACTTCCACGAAGTGGCCCCTCCATTAGCACCATTGACTTACTGTAGCATGTCTTACTCCCAGATTTGTCCTGTCTTTGTCTTTCCTTGCCTTTGCCTTGCCATTGATCATACCTCGCACATTGGCTTATGACAGTATCTTTGCCACAGCCTTGTCGTCCCACTGATCCATTCGCATGCCTGGACAAAACGTCATACGTCTGCCATCACTGTTCACATAACCAAGGTCGCCTTGCCAACACTCAAGGAACCTTGTCTAGCTGACCTGCCCAAGTCCGTGCACCTGACTTAAACACACACTCAGCTTGTACATTGTTTGCCAATGCCACAAGAACCCATGTCAAGGAGCAACGTACAAACCCTTGACATTGATTCCATCCGTCATCCGTCATGTCTCAACATTAGGGGCTAACACGGATGGAATCAagaggtgtaggaagattgttgaactaagcatggtaaatattgggttgtgggatgatggaattcttcataaaaggaccttgaaatcttatgcacacctagtgtttgataaaatgctcaattgagctagaaccatgatcatcttattaattttggttcaatttattatatttttaaaatagattgaagttgctaagaattccgaaacatttagagtgtaaggaagctcaagtgaggtatgttggctaaactcttttttaagaattggaattcccattatccttataagttccaagatgttgattacaaatcgagtattccgataagttttgtgataaagatatatgttcaattcatgtttcaaaagctcttatcatattgcattataaattgaggatgtgttccaaactatggattgtgtatccacatgttataatttcaagtcgtgatttttgtgaaagttattatgccaagttttgtagagattgggattgtgatacacctccacccgcatatatttgggtgaggcaacatgaccgctttgtgtagggattatggtattctgggactgcacctccacccacatacattggtgtgaggcggtacgaccgctttgtgtatagttttggtattgttgtggcaccaccacccacacacacacacacatatatatatatatatatatatatatatatatatatatatatatatatatatatatatatatatatatattggggtgaggcggcataaccgctttgtgttggtattggtatcattgatgcatttccacccgcatacattggggtgaggcggcagggccgcttgagtagagttgtggtattgaacttacacctccacctgcatacatcgggtgaggcggcggggccgttttatgtgaagatggttacagaggatctcatcataaatcctataaatgatattgatagctcttaataagcttgctctggtttaaatgGTTAGCTACATCATGCTATTGTCtccctgattcatcatattcatagtgtatttctaaattcttaaattgttgtttggtgttcatactagtactattcgacggtactaatgtcccatttgtcgggggcgttgcatcttt
The DNA window shown above is from Nicotiana tomentosiformis chromosome 8, ASM39032v3, whole genome shotgun sequence and carries:
- the LOC104085524 gene encoding uncharacterized protein, which encodes MGNVRQLEEVLSKKRKQVTFNKKPATIEAQNTRPVGPLIRNRQPQPLVARRPPLFPYRLQKVKDNASYKEFLDILKQTVGLGEPRTTTLILQLADRPLAHHEGVIEDVLVQVGCFIVPADFIILDYEPNQEVPFILGCPFLATCRAIIDECDGKMTMRVGDRLEVFNVYKALRLPPHYEELSTISVVESDVTSLVPYMSCIDPLERVLMRDEEESEDEMME